Below is a genomic region from Glaciihabitans sp. INWT7.
AGAGAGCTCCACGAACTTGCGGCCGGACGAGTGGGCGATGGCCTGGGCGAGGGTCGTCTTCCCCGTGCCGGGCGGCCCCCAGAGGATCACCGAGGTCGCGCCCTGCTCCCCCGTCTTGTCCGACGCGAGGCTGACGAGAGGCGAGCCCGGCGTGAGCAGATGGCGCTGGCCCGCCACTTCGTCGAGGCTGCGCGGACGCATCCGCACGGCGAGAGGGGTCGCGCCGGCGCGCAGTCCGATCCGGGCATCCACCATGAAGGCAATGGTAGTTCGCGCCGCCGACCCCGATCGTTCGGGGCCGGGTACGCGTCGGCTACAGTGCAGGAGGACATTCCCTGCCGTGGACGCGGCACCGAGCTCGAAGGACCAGCCGTGTCAGCAAGCAAGAACGCCGAGCGGGACGCGCGCGAGGCTCGCGAACGTCTCCGCCGCTACAACGCCCGGCAGTCCGTGCACAACCTCCAGGTCTCCCGGCGCCGGCGTGACAACATCATCGCCATCGTCGGCGTCGTCGTGATTGCAGCCCTCGCCACCCTCACCCAGGTCTTCTACTTCACCGCCGGCCCTGGGATGCCCACGCCGAGCGCCTCCCCGTCACCGTCGAGCAGCCCGGCAGCGGGAAAGAACGTGGGCGATGTTCCGGCCAAGACGATCGCGGAGAACCGCACCTGGACGGGCGAACTCACCCTCAATGACGCGAAGCTGGGGATCTCGCTCGACGGCGCGAACGCCCCCCAGGCCACCTCTGTCTTCATCGACCTTGCGAAGAAGAACTTCTATACGACGACCGGCGCAACCTGCCACCGCCTCACCAATGGCGATTCGTTCAAACTCATCCAGTGCGGTTCGGTCGATGGCAAGGGCGCCGGCGATGTGGGCTTCAGCTTCGGGCCACTAGAGAATGTGCCCACGGACGGCGTCTATCCCGCGGGAACCATTGCAATGGCCCGAGGGGACTCCGCCTACTCGCAGAGCAGCCAGTTCTTCATCACCTATGCCGACACGAATCTGCCCTCCACCACCGGGGGCTACACCATCTTCGGCAAGGTCACGAGCGGACTCCCCGAGTTCGTGAGCGGCATCGCCGATGCCGGCGTCACCCCCTCTGCGAGCGGCACTATAGATGGTGCTCCCGTCGTTCCGACGAAGATCACGCAACTGACCGTGCAATAGGCTGGTGGTCGGCCATTCCACAGCATGGCCGACAAGCAAAGGTGAGACTTTTGGCGACAGACGAACAGGCTCCATGGGGCCGCGTTGACGAGACGGGCACCGTCTTCGTGCGCGAGGGCGAAGGCGAACGCGCCGTCGGGCAGTACCCCGACGGCACGGCAGAAGAGGCTCTCGGCTACTTCCAGCGCAAATACGTCGAATTGGCGGGCCAGGTGACGTTGCTCGAACAGCGCATCAAGCGCGGCACGGCGGCGTCGGATGTCGCCAAGACCATCTCTGCGCTCAAGACCACTGTCGCGTCGGCGAATGCCGTCGGCGACCTGCCCTCTCTCACGAAGCGGCTCGATGCGCTCGACGGAGCCGTCAGCGAACTCACTGAGAAGCAGACCGCCGAGACCAAGGCGGCCACCGAGGCGGCTCTGGCCGAGCGGGAGGCGCTCGTCGTCGAAGCCGAGAAGCTCGCGGCGCAGGATCCGGCCAAGGCCCAGTGGAAGCAGGTCAGCGCCACGCTCGACGACATCTTCGCGCGCTGGCAGAAGCACCAGGCAGACGGTCCCCGCCTGCCCAAGAACGAGAGCAACGAGCTCTGGAAGCGATTCCGCGCCGCCCGCACCATCATCGAGACGCACCGCAAGGCCTTCTTCGCCGAACTCGATTCCGTGCACAAGGACGCCCGCAACAAGAAGCAGGAGCTCGCCGAGAAGGCGGAGGCCCTCATCCCCAAGGGCCTCGATGGCATCCCGGTCTACCGTTCGCTTCTGGACGACTGGAAGGCAGCGGG
It encodes:
- a CDS encoding peptidylprolyl isomerase encodes the protein MSASKNAERDAREARERLRRYNARQSVHNLQVSRRRRDNIIAIVGVVVIAALATLTQVFYFTAGPGMPTPSASPSPSSSPAAGKNVGDVPAKTIAENRTWTGELTLNDAKLGISLDGANAPQATSVFIDLAKKNFYTTTGATCHRLTNGDSFKLIQCGSVDGKGAGDVGFSFGPLENVPTDGVYPAGTIAMARGDSAYSQSSQFFITYADTNLPSTTGGYTIFGKVTSGLPEFVSGIADAGVTPSASGTIDGAPVVPTKITQLTVQ
- a CDS encoding DUF349 domain-containing protein, giving the protein MATDEQAPWGRVDETGTVFVREGEGERAVGQYPDGTAEEALGYFQRKYVELAGQVTLLEQRIKRGTAASDVAKTISALKTTVASANAVGDLPSLTKRLDALDGAVSELTEKQTAETKAATEAALAEREALVVEAEKLAAQDPAKAQWKQVSATLDDIFARWQKHQADGPRLPKNESNELWKRFRAARTIIETHRKAFFAELDSVHKDARNKKQELAEKAEALIPKGLDGIPVYRSLLDDWKAAGRAGKKFDDALWLRFKAAGDALYSAKSEIDAKDNEEFSANLELKLALLTEAEPLATETDRVKAKDALLSIQRRWDAIGKVPRDKVKPIEDRLRKVETAVRKLDEDHWQKSNPERIARAEGLAGQLQDAIAKLEAELAEAKAGGDAKKVADAEEALEARKAWLKAIG